One Ictalurus punctatus breed USDA103 chromosome 10, Coco_2.0, whole genome shotgun sequence genomic region harbors:
- the hcn2b gene encoding potassium/sodium hyperpolarization-activated cyclic nucleotide-gated channel 2, whose product MDEAEDGDEDRRREGGPRLDSGGYAHLDPSRTRCLTPGGGAAPSQTSNSSASGPNELRASRDTDRAPVSLCQGDACGFGFGFSFTSNDDDTGTSATSVDVEQEDGGEEEEEEEEEDVGMRRAVNGDCRRGTSSPSLLSKQEKQTGGSVTPEERRAGSACPSATMDGSITPAGTGAAEPEKKDSRVAFSSSTPAQPAALSKTEDGQLTAEDAEARDSQTYMQRQFSSMLQPGVNKFSLRMFGSQKAVEKEQERVKSAGNWIIHPYSDFRFYWDFTMLMFMVGNLIIIPVGITFFKDETTTPWIIFNVVSDTFFLMDLVLNFRTGIVFEDNTEIILDPKKIKQKYLRTWFVVDFISSIPVDYIFLIVEKGIDSEVYKTARALRIVRFTKILSLLRLLRLSRLIRYIHQWEEIFHMTYDLASAVMRIINLIAMMLLLCHWDGCLQFLVPMLQDFPSDCWVSLNKMVNDSWSELYSFALFKAMSHMLCIGYGRQAPESMSDIWLTMLSMIVGATCYAMFIGHATALIQSLDSSRRQYQEKYKQVEQYMSFHKLPADFRQKIHDYYEHRYQGKMFDEESILEELNEPLREEIVNFNCRKLVASMPLFANADPNFVTAMLTKLRFEVFQPGDYIIREGTIGKKMYFIQHGVVSILTKGNIGMKLSDGSYFGEICLLTRGRRTASVRADTYCRLFSLSVDNFNEVLEEYPMMRRAFETVAIDRLDRIGKKNSILMHKVQHDLNSGVFNNHENELIQEIVKYDREMVKLVDLQRPRAMSATQSTYGTMFPSSNQPPTGSAIATLQQAVAMSFCPQMANPLAAHGALQSPRMVRRFQVVQSLSSPGTQQTPPGSQFPSTALPSALTSTPVQSPLATGSRTFQYSSSPMGAPSGSQLSLVQQHISSPTHRATVPRSAMTEDARALSASQPSLPHDATQPAAPSPPQSTRVSSTSIGPPHSLPGPMAFRAAIPPRMTLQHQMSVGAFPPASLPQMRPSQDSGLPKKDSVVSLPDTDHHVRSRLSSNL is encoded by the exons ATGGACGAAGCGGAGGACGGCGACGAGGACCGCAGACGTGAGGGGGGTCCGAGGCTCGACAGCGGAGGCTATGCCCACCTCGACCCATCCAGGACCAGGTGTTTAACTCCAGGAGGGGGAGCAGCACCGAGCCAGACCTCTAACAGCAGCGCCAGCGGTCCAAACGAGCTCCGTGCGTCCCGCGATACGGACCGCGCGCCTGTCTCTCTGTGCCAGGGCGACGCGTGCGGCTTCGGCTTTGGATTCAGTTTCACGAGCAACGACGACGACACGGGGACCTCCGCCACTAGTGTCGATGTGGAGCAAGAAGACGGaggcgaggaggaggaggaggaggaggaggaggacgtcGGCATGAGACGCGCCGTGAACGGAGACTGCAGGAGAGGCACGAGCTCACCTTCACTCCTCTCCAAACAGGAGAAGCAGACAGGTGGTTCGGTCACACCTGAGGAGAGAAGAGCGGGTAGCGCATGCCCTTCTGCCACAATGGACGGCTCGATTACGCCCGCCGGCACCGGAGCCGCCGAGCCGGAGAAGAAGGACTCCCGGGTGGCGTTTTCGAGCTCGACTCCGGCGCAGCCCGCCGCGCTCTCCAAGACCGAGGACGGACAGCTGACAGCTGAGGACGCAGAGGCCAGGGACAGTCAGACCTACATGCAACGGCAGTTCAGCTCCATGCTGCAGCCCGGAGTGAACAAATTCTCCCTGCGCATGTTCGGCAGCCAGAAGGCGGTGGAGAAAGAGCAGGAGCGGGTCAAATCTGCCGGGAACTGGATCATCCACCCCTACAGTGATTTCAG GTTCTACTGGGACTTCacaatgttaatgtttatgGTTGGCAACCTAATCATCATTCCAGTTGGCATCACCTTCTTCAAAGACGAGACCACCACCCCCTGGATTATCTTCAACGTGGTCTCAgacactttcttcctcatggACCTGGTGCTTAACTTCCGCACGGGTATTGTCTTTGAGGACAACACAGAGATCATTCTAGACCCTAAAAAGATCAAGCAGAAGTACTTGCGGACTTGGTTTGTAGTAGACTTCATTTCATCTATCCCTGTGgattatatttttctcattgtGGAGAAAGGCATCGACTCTGAGGTCTACAAGACAGCGAGGGCACTGCGGATCGTGCGCTTCACCAAAATCCTTAGTCTGTTGCGGCTTCTGAGACTTTCAAGACTTATCCGCTACATCCATCAGTGGGAGGAG ATTTTTCACATGACCTATGACCTGGCGAGTGCTGTCATGAGGATCATTAATCTGATCGCGATGATGCTGCTGCTGTGTCACTGGGACGGCTGCCTGCAGTTTCTGGTGCCCATGCTGCAGGACTTTCCCTCTGACTGCTGGGTTTCCCTCAATAAGATGGTG AATGACTCATGGAGCGAGCTGTACTCCTTCGCCCTGTTCAAGGCCATGAGCCATATGCTGTGCATCGGCTACGGTCGCCAGGCCCCGGAGAGCATGTCTGATATCTGGCTCACCATGCTGAGCATGATTGTGGGAGCCACCTGTTACGCCATGTTCATCGGCCATGCCACCGCGCTCATCCAGTCGCTGGACTCGTCACGCCGCCAGTACCAGGAAAAG TATAAACAAGTGGAGCAGTACATGTCCTTCCACAAACTTCCCGCTGATTTCCGGCAGAAGATCCACGATTATTATGAACACAGATACCAAGGCAAGATGTTTGATGAGGAGAGTATTTTAGAGGAGCTAAATGAGCCACTGAGAGAG GAAATTGTCAACTTCAACTGCCGCAAATTAGTGGCCTCCATGCCGCTTTTCGCAAATGCTGATCCCAACTTTGTGACCGCCATGCTGACCAAACTCCGTTTTGAGGTCTTCCAGCCAGGGGATTACATAATTCGTGAAGGGACCATTGGCAAAAAGATGTATTTCATCCAGCATGGGGTTGTGAGCATCCTTACCAAAGGCAACATAGGCATGAAGCTCTCTGATGGATCCTATTTTGGAG AGATTTGCCTGCTGACTCGGGGGAGACGCACGGCCAGCGTTCGAGCCGACACCTATTGCCGTCTGTTCTCACTCTCTGTGGACAACTTTAATGAAGTTCTGGAGGAATATCCAATGATGAGGAGAGCCTTCGAGACTGTGGCCATTGACAGACTAGATCGGATAG GCAAAAAGAACTCCATTTTGATGCACAAAGTCCAACATGACCTAAACTCTGGAGTTTTCAACAACCACGAGAATGAGCTAATTCAGGAGATTGTGAAGTATGACCGAGAGATGGTGAAACTAGTGGACCTGCAAAGACCCAGGGCCATGTCGGCCACTCAATCCACCTATGGGACCATGTTTCCTTCATCCAATCAGCCTCCAACAGGCTCGGCAATTGCCACCCTGCAGCAGGCTGTAGCCATGAGTTTCTGTCCCCAGATGGCCAACCCTCTGGCAGCCCACGGAGCTCTCCAGTCACCCCGTATGGTCCGCCGTTTCCAGGTAGTTCAAAGCCTTTCCAGCCCTGGGACCCAGCAGACCCCTCCAGGCTCACAGTTCCCCAGCACTGCTCTGCCCTCTGCCCTCACCAGCACGCCTGTCCAGAGCCCATTGGCTACCGGCAGTCGAACATTCCAGTACAGCTCCAGTCCCATGGGCGCTCCTTCAGGCTCCCAGCTGTCCCTAGTGCAACAGCACATCTCCAGCCCTACGCACCGAGCAACAGTTCCCAGAAGTGCAATGACCGAGGATGCCAGGGCCCTCTCAGCCTCCCAACCATCTCTGCCCCATGATGCCACGCAACCGGCTGCCCCAAGCCCACCCCAGTCCACGAGAGTTTCCTCCACCTCCATTGGACCACCTCACAGCCTACCAGGGCCCATGGCCTTCAGGGCTGCAATTCCTCCAAGGATGACACTTCAGCACCAGATGTCTGTGGGAGCTTTCCCACCTGCCTCTCTACCACAAATGAGGCCAAGCCAGGACTCAGGATTGCCCAAGAAAGATTCAGTAGTCAGCCTTCCAGATACAGACCATCATGTTAGATCTAGATTATCTTCCAATTTGTGA